One genomic segment of Bos javanicus breed banteng chromosome 23, ARS-OSU_banteng_1.0, whole genome shotgun sequence includes these proteins:
- the COL11A2 gene encoding collagen alpha-2(XI) chain isoform X8, giving the protein MERCSRCHHLLLLVLLLLGLSAAPAWAGTAPVDVLRALRFPALPDGVRRARGICPADVAYRVSRPAQLSAPTRQLFPGGFPKDFSLLTAVRARPGLQAPLLTLYSAQGVRQLGLELGRPVRFLYEDQTGRPQPPAQPVFRGLSLADGKWHRVAVAVKGQSVTLIIDCKKRVTRPLPRSARPVLDTRGVIIFGARILDEEVFEGDIQELSIIPGVQAAYESCDQKELECEGGWRERPQREPSHRTQRSPKQQPPRLHRPQNQEPQAQDPTPGEEEGILESSPLPPPEEAARGPRGLKGEKGEPAVLEPGMLVEGPPGPEGPAGFPGPPGIQGNPGPVGDPGERGPPGRAGLPGSDGAPGPPGTSLMLPFRFGSGGGDKGPVVAAQEAQAQAILQQARMALRGPPGPMGYTGRPGPLGQPGSPGMKGESGDLGPQGPRGPQGLMGPPGKAGRRGRAGADGARGMPGEPGVKGDRGFDGLPGLPGEKGHRGDTGAQGLPGPPGEDGERGDDGEIGPRGLPGESGPRGLLGPKGPPGIPGPPGVRGMDGPHGPKGSLGPQGEPGPPGQQGTPGTQGLPGPQGAIGPHGEKGPRGKPGLPGMPGSDGPPGHPGKEGPPGTKGNQGPSGPQGPLGYPGPRGIKGVDGIRGLKGHKGEKGEDGFPGFKGDMGVKGDRGEVGVPGSRGEDGPEGPKGRTGPTGDPGPPGLMGEKGKLGVPGLPGYPGRQGPKGSLGFPGFPGASGEKGARGLSGKSGPRGERGPTGPRGQRGPRGATGKSGAKGTSGGDGPHGPPGERGLPGPQGPNGFPGPKGPPGPPGKDGLPGHPGQRGEVGFQGKTGPPGPPGVVGPQGAAGETGPMGERGHPGPPGPPGEQGLTGTAGKEGTKGDPGPPGAPGKDGPAGLRGFPGERGLPGTAGGPGLKGNEGPAGPPGPAGSPGERGSAGSGGPIGPPGRPGPQGPPGAAGEKGVPGEKGPIGPTGRDGVQGPVGLPGPAGPPGVAGEDGDKGEVGDPGQKGAKGNKGEHGPPGPPGPIGPVGQPGAAGADGEPGARGPQGHFGAKGDEGTRGFNGPPGPIGLQGLPGPSGEKGETGDVGPMGPPGPPGPRGPAGPNGADGPQGPPGGVGNLGPPGEKGEPGESGSPGVQGEPGVKGPRGERGEKGETGQAGEAGPPGPKGPTGDDGPKGNPGPVGFPGDPGPPGEVGPRGQDGAKGDRGEDGEPGQPGSPGPTGENGPPGPLGKRGPAGTPGPEGRQGEKGAKGDPGAVGAPGKTGPVGPAGPAGKPGPDGLRGLPGSVGQQGRPGATGQAGPPGPVGPPGLPGLRGDTGAKGEKGHPGLIGLIGPPGEQGEKGDRGLPGPQGSTGQKGETGIPGASGPIGPGGPPGLPGPAGPKGAKGATGPAGPKGEKGVQGPPGHPGPPGEVIQPLPIQMPKKTRRSVDGSRLMQEDEAVPTGGAPGSPGGLEEIFGSLDSLREEIEQMRRPMGTQDSPARTCQDLKLCHPELPDGEYWVDPNQGCARDAFRVFCNFTAGGETCVTPRDDVTQFSYVDSEGAPVGVVQLTFLRLLSVSARQNISYPCSGEAQDSPLKLRGANEDELSPETSPYIKEIRDGCQTQQGRTVLEVRTPVLEQLPVLDASFSELGAPPRRGGVLLGPVCFMG; this is encoded by the exons ATGGAGCGGTGCAGCCGCTGCCATCACctcctgctgctggtgctgctattGCTGGGGCTGAGCGCCGCCCCCGCCTGGGCAG GCACAGCCCCCGTGGACGTGCTTCGGGCCCTGAGGTTCCCCGCCCTCCCTGACGGTGTCCGGAGGGCAAGAGGTATCTGTCCAGCTGATGTGGCCTACCGAGTGTCCCGACCCGCCCAGCTCAGTGCACCCACCCGTCAGCTCTTTCCAG GAGGCTTTCCCAAAGATTTCTCTCTGCTGACTGCGGTCCGGGCCCGCCCGGGCCTCCAGGCGCCCCTCCTGACCCTCTACAGTGCTCAGGGCGTCCGGCAGCTGGGCCTGGAGCTCGGCCGACCTGTCCGCTTCCTGTACGAGGACCAGACTGGGCGGCCGCAACCGCCGGCTCAGCCTGTCTTCCGAGGCCTCAGCCTGGCGGATGGCAA GTGGCACCGTGTGGCTGTGGCTGTGAAGGGCCAGTCTGTCACCCTCATAATTGACTGTAAGAAGCGAGTCACTCGACCCCTCCCCCGGAGCGCCCGTCCAGTACTGGACACCCGGGGCGTGATCATCTTCGGTGCTCGGATCCTGGATGAGGAAGTCTTTGAG GGTGATATTCAGGAGCTTTCCATCATCCCGGGAGTGCAAGCTGCCTACGAATCCTGTGACCAGAAGGAGCTGGAGTGCGAGGGGGGTTGGAGGGAGAGACCTCAGAGAGAGCCATCTCACAGAACGCAGAGATCTCCGAAGCAGCAACCACCAAGACTTCACAGGCCACAAAACCAGGAACCCCAGGCACAG GACCCCACCCCGGGTGAAGAGGAAGGAATCCTGGAGTCAAGCCCTTTGCCACCCCCTGAGGAG GCTGCCCGTGGCCCCCGGGGGCTgaagggagagaagggggagCCTGCTGTGCTGGAACCT GGCATGCTAGTGGAGGGGCCCCCTGGTCCAGAAGGCCCTGCG GGATTTCCTGGTCCCCCTGGTATCCAAGGCAACCCAGGCCCAGTTGGAGACCCAGGCGAGAGG GGCCCCCCGGGCCGAGCAGGGCTCCCTGGATCAGACGGCGCCCCTGGCCCTCCCGGAACATCCCTCATGCTCCCC TTCCGGTTCGGCAGTGGTGGGGGTGACAAGGGCCCCGTGGTGGCAGCCCaggaggcccaggcccaggcGATTCTGCAGCAGGCACGG ATGGCCCTCCGAGGACCCCCTGGCCCCATGGGATACACAGGCCGCCCTGGCCCCCTG GGACAACCCGGGAGCCCTGGCATGAAAGGAGAGTCTGGAGACCTGGGACCTCAG GGCCCCAGAGGACCTCAGGGCCTCATGGGCCCTCCTGGCAAGGCGGGGCGAAGG GGCCGAGCGGGTGCTGACGGAGCCCGAGGGATGCCTGGGGAACCTGGAGTGAAG GGTGACCGAGGATTTGATGGCCTCCCGGGGCTGCCTGGGGAGAAGGGACACAGA GGTGATACTGGTGCCCAGGGCCTTCCTGGGCCCCCTGGTGAGGATGGAGAGAGG ggagacgACGGAGAGATCGGGCCTCGGGGGCTGCCTGGGGAGTCG GGACCTCGAGGTCTCCTTGGCCCCAAAGGCCCTCCTGGGATTCCTGGACCCCCG GGAGTCCGAGGCATGGATGGCCCCCACGGTCCCAAAGGCAGCTTG GGACCCCAGGGAGAACCAGGACCTCCGGGACAGCAGGGCACCCCCGGGACCCAG GGTCTCCCCGGGCCCCAGGGTGCCATTGGCCCTCATGGAGAGAAG GGTCCTCGAGGGAAACCAGGCCTGCCTGGCATGCCCGGCTCAGATGGACCCCCG GGTCACCCGGGCAAGGAAGGCCCTCCCGGAACCAAAGGAAACCAG GGTCCATCTGGACCTCAGGGTCCTCTGGGGTACCCAGGACCTCGGGGCATCAAG GGCGTGGATGGAATTCGGGGTCTGAAGGGTCACAAGGGTGAAAAG GGCGAGGATGGCTTTCCCGGCTTCAAAGGGGACATGGGTGTGAAAGGCGACAGG GGCGAGGTCGGAGTCCCTGGTTCCAGGGGCGAGGATGGTCCTGAGGGGCCGAAGGGGCGCACTGGACCCACGGGGGACCCTGGGCCCCCGGGGCTCATGGGCGAGAAG GGCAAGCTGGGTGTTCCTGGTCTGCCTGGCTACCCCGGACGCCAGGGCCCCAAG GGGTCGCTGGGATTTCCGGGTTTTCCTGGAGCCAGTGGAGAGAAGGGAGCCCGG GGCCTGTCAGGGAAATCAGGGCCTCGAGGAGAGCGCGGCCCCACG GGTCCGCGTGGTCAGCGGGGACCTCGAGGTGCCACCGGGAAGTCTGGAGCCAAG GGAACCTCAGGTGGAGACGGCCCCCATGGGCCTCCTGGAGAGAGG GgtctccctgggcctcagggcCCCAACGGATTTCCTGGCCCCAAAGGACCTCCG GGTCCCCCCGGGAAGGACGGGCTGCCAGGACACCCAGGCCAGAGAGGAGAAGTG ggCTTCCAAGGGAAGACCGGCCCCCCTGGCCCCCCAGGAGTGGTGGGACCCCAG GGAGCCGCAGGGGAAACCGGGCCCATGGGGGAGAGAGGTCACCCAGGCCCCCCCGGCCCCCCTGGAGAGCAGGGACTGACTGGAACAGCTGGAAAAGAAGGCACGAAG GGCGATCCCGGACCCCCTGGGGCCCCGGGGAAGGATGGTCCCGCTGGTCTGAGGGGCTTTCCGGGAGAGAGAGGCCTCCCTGGCACTGCT GGCGGTCCTGGTCTGAAGGGGAATGAAGGCCCGGCTGGTCCCCCAGGCCCTGCG GGATCCCCTGGTGAGCGAGGTTCGGCAGGATCTGGGGGACCCATTGGCCCCCCAGGGCGCCCGGGACCGCAGGGTCCGCCTGGAGCAGCGGGAGAGAAAGGGGTCCCG GGCGAGAAGGGCCCCATTGGTCCGACTGGCCGCGATGGGGTGCAGGGTCCCGTGGGGCTTCCTGGCCCTGCCGGGCCCCCGGGCGTGGCGGGAGAGGATGGAGACAAG GGCGAGGTGGGAGACCCTGGCCAGAAGGGCGCCAAAGGCAACAAGGGGGAGCAC GGCCCCCCTGGGCCCCCCGGACCCATCGGGCCTGTGGGGCAGCCTGGTGCTGCG GGGGCAGATGGGGAGCCTGGAGCTCGGGGTCCCCAGGGACACTTCGGAGCCAAAGGTGACGAAGGAACAAGAGGATTCAATGGGCCCCCGGGACCCATTGGTCTGCAG GGCTTGCCAGGCCCCTcgggggagaagggagagacaggaGACGTGGGCCCGATG GGACCACCTGGCCCCCCAGGACCTCGAGGCCCAGCTGGACCCAACGGAGCAGAT GGTCCACAAGGCCCCCCAGGAGGTGTTGGGAACTTGGGTCCCCCTGGAGAGAAG GGGGAGCCAGGAGAGTCAGGATCTCCGGGAGTCCAGGGCGAGCCAGGGGTCAAG GGTCCACGTGGGGAGCGCGGGGAGAAAGGAGAGACTGGGCAGGCGGGAGAGGCAGGACCACCGGGGCCTAAGGGCCCCACTGGCGACGACGGTCCCAAAGGGAACCCT GGTCCTGTTGGTTTTCCTGGTGACCCTGGCCCTCCTGGAGAAGTTGGCCCTCGG GGCCAGGATGGTGCCAAGGGTGACCGTGGAGAGGACGGGGAGCCAGGACAGCCT gGGTCCCCCGGTCCTACGGGGGAGAATGGACCTCCTGGACCGCTTGGAAAGAGG GGGCCTGCAGGGACGCCTGGTCCTGAAGGGCGACAAGGAGAGAAGGGCGCCAAG GGGGATCCTGGTGCTGTGGGCGCCCCAGGGAAGACAGGCCCTGTGGGTCCTGCAGGCCCAGCAGGAAAGCCTGGTCCTGACGGCCTGAGAGGTCTCCCTGGCTCAGTG GGTCAGCAAGGCCGTCCCGGGGCCACAGGCCAGGCTGGGCCTCCAGGCCCTGTG GGACCCCCAGGGCTGCCTGGCCTCCGGGGCGACACTGGGGCCAAGGGCGAGAAG GGTCACCCAGGTCTCATCGGACTCATCGGCCCccctggggagcagggggagaAGGGTGATCGCGGGCTTCCTGGTCCTCAGGGCTCCACCGGGCAAAAGGGAGAGACG GGCATTCCGGGAGCATCTGGCCCCATTGGTCCTGGAGGGCCCCCCGGCCTCCCT GGACCTGCTGGCCCCAAAGGAGCCAAAGGAGCCACA GGCCCGGCCGGACCTAAGGGAGAGAAGGGAGTCCAGGGCCCTCCGGGACACCCG GGCCCCCCGGGAGAGGTGATCCAGCCCCTGCCCATCCAGATGCCCAAGAAGACGCGGCGCTCGGTGGACGGAAGCCGCCTGATGCAGGAAGATGAAGCTGTGCCGACTGGGGGTGCCCCGGGTAGTCCTGGGGGCCTGGAGGAGATCTTTGGCTCCCTGGACTCCCTGCGGGAGGAGATCGAGCAAATGAGGCGGCCCATGGGGACCCAGGACAGCCCTGCTCGCACCTGCCAGGACCTGAAGCTCTGCCACCCAGAGCTGCCTGACG GAGAGTACTGGGTCGACCCCAACCAGGGATGTGCTCGGGATGCCTTCCGGGTTTTCTGCAACTTTACGGCTGGAGGGGAAACCTGTGTGACGCCCAGGGACGATGTCACTCAG TTCTCCTACGTGGACTCCGAGGGCGCCCCGGTAGGCGTGGTGCAGCTCACCTTCCTGCGCCTGCTCAGCGTCTCAGCCCGCCAGAACATCTCCTACCCGTGCTCTGGGGAGGCCCAGGACAGCCCCCTGAAGCTCCGGGGGGCCAACGAGGACGAGCTGAGCCCGGAGACCAGCCCCTACATCAAGGAGATCCGGGACGGCTGCCAG ACCCAGCAAGGCCGGACGGTGCTGGAGGTTCGCACGCCTGTACTGGAGCAGCTGCCGGTGCTGGACGCCTCCTTCTCAGAACTGGGGGCCCCTCCGAGGCGGGGCGGGGTGCTGCTGGGGCCTGTCTGCTTCATGGGCTAG
- the COL11A2 gene encoding collagen alpha-2(XI) chain isoform X5, with translation MERCSRCHHLLLLVLLLLGLSAAPAWAGTAPVDVLRALRFPALPDGVRRARGICPADVAYRVSRPAQLSAPTRQLFPGGFPKDFSLLTAVRARPGLQAPLLTLYSAQGVRQLGLELGRPVRFLYEDQTGRPQPPAQPVFRGLSLADGKWHRVAVAVKGQSVTLIIDCKKRVTRPLPRSARPVLDTRGVIIFGARILDEEVFEGDIQELSIIPGVQAAYESCDQKELECEGGWRERPQREPSHRTQRSPKQQPPRLHRPQNQEPQAQDPTPGEEEGILESSPLPPPEEEQTDLQVPPTADRFLTEEYGEGGTEPPAGPYDYTYAYGDDYHEETELGPALSAETARSEAAARGPRGLKGEKGEPAVLEPGMLVEGPPGPEGPAGFPGPPGIQGNPGPVGDPGERGPPGRAGLPGSDGAPGPPGTSLMLPFRFGSGGGDKGPVVAAQEAQAQAILQQARMALRGPPGPMGYTGRPGPLGQPGSPGMKGESGDLGPQGPRGPQGLMGPPGKAGRRGRAGADGARGMPGEPGVKGDRGFDGLPGLPGEKGHRGDTGAQGLPGPPGEDGERGDDGEIGPRGLPGESGPRGLLGPKGPPGIPGPPGVRGMDGPHGPKGSLGPQGEPGPPGQQGTPGTQGLPGPQGAIGPHGEKGPRGKPGLPGMPGSDGPPGHPGKEGPPGTKGNQGPSGPQGPLGYPGPRGIKGVDGIRGLKGHKGEKGEDGFPGFKGDMGVKGDRGEVGVPGSRGEDGPEGPKGRTGPTGDPGPPGLMGEKGKLGVPGLPGYPGRQGPKGSLGFPGFPGASGEKGARGLSGKSGPRGERGPTGPRGQRGPRGATGKSGAKGTSGGDGPHGPPGERGLPGPQGPNGFPGPKGPPGPPGKDGLPGHPGQRGEVGFQGKTGPPGPPGVVGPQGAAGETGPMGERGHPGPPGPPGEQGLTGTAGKEGTKGDPGPPGAPGKDGPAGLRGFPGERGLPGTAGGPGLKGNEGPAGPPGPAGSPGERGSAGSGGPIGPPGRPGPQGPPGAAGEKGVPGEKGPIGPTGRDGVQGPVGLPGPAGPPGVAGEDGDKGEVGDPGQKGAKGNKGEHGPPGPPGPIGPVGQPGAAGADGEPGARGPQGHFGAKGDEGTRGFNGPPGPIGLQGLPGPSGEKGETGDVGPMGPPGPPGPRGPAGPNGADGPQGPPGGVGNLGPPGEKGEPGESGSPGVQGEPGVKGPRGERGEKGETGQAGEAGPPGPKGPTGDDGPKGNPGPVGFPGDPGPPGEVGPRGQDGAKGDRGEDGEPGQPGSPGPTGENGPPGPLGKRGPAGTPGPEGRQGEKGAKGDPGAVGAPGKTGPVGPAGPAGKPGPDGLRGLPGSVGQQGRPGATGQAGPPGPVGPPGLPGLRGDTGAKGEKGHPGLIGLIGPPGEQGEKGDRGLPGPQGSTGQKGETGIPGASGPIGPGGPPGLPGPAGPKGAKGATGPAGPKGEKGVQGPPGHPGPPGEVIQPLPIQMPKKTRRSVDGSRLMQEDEAVPTGGAPGSPGGLEEIFGSLDSLREEIEQMRRPMGTQDSPARTCQDLKLCHPELPDGEYWVDPNQGCARDAFRVFCNFTAGGETCVTPRDDVTQFSYVDSEGAPVGVVQLTFLRLLSVSARQNISYPCSGEAQDSPLKLRGANEDELSPETSPYIKEIRDGCQTQQGRTVLEVRTPVLEQLPVLDASFSELGAPPRRGGVLLGPVCFMG, from the exons ATGGAGCGGTGCAGCCGCTGCCATCACctcctgctgctggtgctgctattGCTGGGGCTGAGCGCCGCCCCCGCCTGGGCAG GCACAGCCCCCGTGGACGTGCTTCGGGCCCTGAGGTTCCCCGCCCTCCCTGACGGTGTCCGGAGGGCAAGAGGTATCTGTCCAGCTGATGTGGCCTACCGAGTGTCCCGACCCGCCCAGCTCAGTGCACCCACCCGTCAGCTCTTTCCAG GAGGCTTTCCCAAAGATTTCTCTCTGCTGACTGCGGTCCGGGCCCGCCCGGGCCTCCAGGCGCCCCTCCTGACCCTCTACAGTGCTCAGGGCGTCCGGCAGCTGGGCCTGGAGCTCGGCCGACCTGTCCGCTTCCTGTACGAGGACCAGACTGGGCGGCCGCAACCGCCGGCTCAGCCTGTCTTCCGAGGCCTCAGCCTGGCGGATGGCAA GTGGCACCGTGTGGCTGTGGCTGTGAAGGGCCAGTCTGTCACCCTCATAATTGACTGTAAGAAGCGAGTCACTCGACCCCTCCCCCGGAGCGCCCGTCCAGTACTGGACACCCGGGGCGTGATCATCTTCGGTGCTCGGATCCTGGATGAGGAAGTCTTTGAG GGTGATATTCAGGAGCTTTCCATCATCCCGGGAGTGCAAGCTGCCTACGAATCCTGTGACCAGAAGGAGCTGGAGTGCGAGGGGGGTTGGAGGGAGAGACCTCAGAGAGAGCCATCTCACAGAACGCAGAGATCTCCGAAGCAGCAACCACCAAGACTTCACAGGCCACAAAACCAGGAACCCCAGGCACAG GACCCCACCCCGGGTGAAGAGGAAGGAATCCTGGAGTCAAGCCCTTTGCCACCCCCTGAGGAG GAGCAGACAGATCTCCAGGTCCCCCCCACAGCTGACAGGTTCCTGACAGAGGAGTATGGGGAGGGTGGCACAGAGCCCCCAGCAGGGCCCTACGATTACACCTATGCCTATGGGGACGATTACCACGAGGAGACGGAGCTTGGCCCTGCCCTGTCTGCCGAGACAGCCCGCTCGGAAGCC GCTGCCCGTGGCCCCCGGGGGCTgaagggagagaagggggagCCTGCTGTGCTGGAACCT GGCATGCTAGTGGAGGGGCCCCCTGGTCCAGAAGGCCCTGCG GGATTTCCTGGTCCCCCTGGTATCCAAGGCAACCCAGGCCCAGTTGGAGACCCAGGCGAGAGG GGCCCCCCGGGCCGAGCAGGGCTCCCTGGATCAGACGGCGCCCCTGGCCCTCCCGGAACATCCCTCATGCTCCCC TTCCGGTTCGGCAGTGGTGGGGGTGACAAGGGCCCCGTGGTGGCAGCCCaggaggcccaggcccaggcGATTCTGCAGCAGGCACGG ATGGCCCTCCGAGGACCCCCTGGCCCCATGGGATACACAGGCCGCCCTGGCCCCCTG GGACAACCCGGGAGCCCTGGCATGAAAGGAGAGTCTGGAGACCTGGGACCTCAG GGCCCCAGAGGACCTCAGGGCCTCATGGGCCCTCCTGGCAAGGCGGGGCGAAGG GGCCGAGCGGGTGCTGACGGAGCCCGAGGGATGCCTGGGGAACCTGGAGTGAAG GGTGACCGAGGATTTGATGGCCTCCCGGGGCTGCCTGGGGAGAAGGGACACAGA GGTGATACTGGTGCCCAGGGCCTTCCTGGGCCCCCTGGTGAGGATGGAGAGAGG ggagacgACGGAGAGATCGGGCCTCGGGGGCTGCCTGGGGAGTCG GGACCTCGAGGTCTCCTTGGCCCCAAAGGCCCTCCTGGGATTCCTGGACCCCCG GGAGTCCGAGGCATGGATGGCCCCCACGGTCCCAAAGGCAGCTTG GGACCCCAGGGAGAACCAGGACCTCCGGGACAGCAGGGCACCCCCGGGACCCAG GGTCTCCCCGGGCCCCAGGGTGCCATTGGCCCTCATGGAGAGAAG GGTCCTCGAGGGAAACCAGGCCTGCCTGGCATGCCCGGCTCAGATGGACCCCCG GGTCACCCGGGCAAGGAAGGCCCTCCCGGAACCAAAGGAAACCAG GGTCCATCTGGACCTCAGGGTCCTCTGGGGTACCCAGGACCTCGGGGCATCAAG GGCGTGGATGGAATTCGGGGTCTGAAGGGTCACAAGGGTGAAAAG GGCGAGGATGGCTTTCCCGGCTTCAAAGGGGACATGGGTGTGAAAGGCGACAGG GGCGAGGTCGGAGTCCCTGGTTCCAGGGGCGAGGATGGTCCTGAGGGGCCGAAGGGGCGCACTGGACCCACGGGGGACCCTGGGCCCCCGGGGCTCATGGGCGAGAAG GGCAAGCTGGGTGTTCCTGGTCTGCCTGGCTACCCCGGACGCCAGGGCCCCAAG GGGTCGCTGGGATTTCCGGGTTTTCCTGGAGCCAGTGGAGAGAAGGGAGCCCGG GGCCTGTCAGGGAAATCAGGGCCTCGAGGAGAGCGCGGCCCCACG GGTCCGCGTGGTCAGCGGGGACCTCGAGGTGCCACCGGGAAGTCTGGAGCCAAG GGAACCTCAGGTGGAGACGGCCCCCATGGGCCTCCTGGAGAGAGG GgtctccctgggcctcagggcCCCAACGGATTTCCTGGCCCCAAAGGACCTCCG GGTCCCCCCGGGAAGGACGGGCTGCCAGGACACCCAGGCCAGAGAGGAGAAGTG ggCTTCCAAGGGAAGACCGGCCCCCCTGGCCCCCCAGGAGTGGTGGGACCCCAG GGAGCCGCAGGGGAAACCGGGCCCATGGGGGAGAGAGGTCACCCAGGCCCCCCCGGCCCCCCTGGAGAGCAGGGACTGACTGGAACAGCTGGAAAAGAAGGCACGAAG GGCGATCCCGGACCCCCTGGGGCCCCGGGGAAGGATGGTCCCGCTGGTCTGAGGGGCTTTCCGGGAGAGAGAGGCCTCCCTGGCACTGCT GGCGGTCCTGGTCTGAAGGGGAATGAAGGCCCGGCTGGTCCCCCAGGCCCTGCG GGATCCCCTGGTGAGCGAGGTTCGGCAGGATCTGGGGGACCCATTGGCCCCCCAGGGCGCCCGGGACCGCAGGGTCCGCCTGGAGCAGCGGGAGAGAAAGGGGTCCCG GGCGAGAAGGGCCCCATTGGTCCGACTGGCCGCGATGGGGTGCAGGGTCCCGTGGGGCTTCCTGGCCCTGCCGGGCCCCCGGGCGTGGCGGGAGAGGATGGAGACAAG GGCGAGGTGGGAGACCCTGGCCAGAAGGGCGCCAAAGGCAACAAGGGGGAGCAC GGCCCCCCTGGGCCCCCCGGACCCATCGGGCCTGTGGGGCAGCCTGGTGCTGCG GGGGCAGATGGGGAGCCTGGAGCTCGGGGTCCCCAGGGACACTTCGGAGCCAAAGGTGACGAAGGAACAAGAGGATTCAATGGGCCCCCGGGACCCATTGGTCTGCAG GGCTTGCCAGGCCCCTcgggggagaagggagagacaggaGACGTGGGCCCGATG GGACCACCTGGCCCCCCAGGACCTCGAGGCCCAGCTGGACCCAACGGAGCAGAT GGTCCACAAGGCCCCCCAGGAGGTGTTGGGAACTTGGGTCCCCCTGGAGAGAAG GGGGAGCCAGGAGAGTCAGGATCTCCGGGAGTCCAGGGCGAGCCAGGGGTCAAG GGTCCACGTGGGGAGCGCGGGGAGAAAGGAGAGACTGGGCAGGCGGGAGAGGCAGGACCACCGGGGCCTAAGGGCCCCACTGGCGACGACGGTCCCAAAGGGAACCCT GGTCCTGTTGGTTTTCCTGGTGACCCTGGCCCTCCTGGAGAAGTTGGCCCTCGG GGCCAGGATGGTGCCAAGGGTGACCGTGGAGAGGACGGGGAGCCAGGACAGCCT gGGTCCCCCGGTCCTACGGGGGAGAATGGACCTCCTGGACCGCTTGGAAAGAGG GGGCCTGCAGGGACGCCTGGTCCTGAAGGGCGACAAGGAGAGAAGGGCGCCAAG GGGGATCCTGGTGCTGTGGGCGCCCCAGGGAAGACAGGCCCTGTGGGTCCTGCAGGCCCAGCAGGAAAGCCTGGTCCTGACGGCCTGAGAGGTCTCCCTGGCTCAGTG GGTCAGCAAGGCCGTCCCGGGGCCACAGGCCAGGCTGGGCCTCCAGGCCCTGTG GGACCCCCAGGGCTGCCTGGCCTCCGGGGCGACACTGGGGCCAAGGGCGAGAAG GGTCACCCAGGTCTCATCGGACTCATCGGCCCccctggggagcagggggagaAGGGTGATCGCGGGCTTCCTGGTCCTCAGGGCTCCACCGGGCAAAAGGGAGAGACG GGCATTCCGGGAGCATCTGGCCCCATTGGTCCTGGAGGGCCCCCCGGCCTCCCT GGACCTGCTGGCCCCAAAGGAGCCAAAGGAGCCACA GGCCCGGCCGGACCTAAGGGAGAGAAGGGAGTCCAGGGCCCTCCGGGACACCCG GGCCCCCCGGGAGAGGTGATCCAGCCCCTGCCCATCCAGATGCCCAAGAAGACGCGGCGCTCGGTGGACGGAAGCCGCCTGATGCAGGAAGATGAAGCTGTGCCGACTGGGGGTGCCCCGGGTAGTCCTGGGGGCCTGGAGGAGATCTTTGGCTCCCTGGACTCCCTGCGGGAGGAGATCGAGCAAATGAGGCGGCCCATGGGGACCCAGGACAGCCCTGCTCGCACCTGCCAGGACCTGAAGCTCTGCCACCCAGAGCTGCCTGACG GAGAGTACTGGGTCGACCCCAACCAGGGATGTGCTCGGGATGCCTTCCGGGTTTTCTGCAACTTTACGGCTGGAGGGGAAACCTGTGTGACGCCCAGGGACGATGTCACTCAG TTCTCCTACGTGGACTCCGAGGGCGCCCCGGTAGGCGTGGTGCAGCTCACCTTCCTGCGCCTGCTCAGCGTCTCAGCCCGCCAGAACATCTCCTACCCGTGCTCTGGGGAGGCCCAGGACAGCCCCCTGAAGCTCCGGGGGGCCAACGAGGACGAGCTGAGCCCGGAGACCAGCCCCTACATCAAGGAGATCCGGGACGGCTGCCAG ACCCAGCAAGGCCGGACGGTGCTGGAGGTTCGCACGCCTGTACTGGAGCAGCTGCCGGTGCTGGACGCCTCCTTCTCAGAACTGGGGGCCCCTCCGAGGCGGGGCGGGGTGCTGCTGGGGCCTGTCTGCTTCATGGGCTAG